The following are encoded together in the Pseudidiomarina andamanensis genome:
- a CDS encoding SDR family NAD(P)-dependent oxidoreductase — MPRLEDKVAIITGGAAGIGLATAALFLREGAKVCLVDLHQSDLDSAEQELGHAERVYSVAADVSNETDVQKFIQATIAHFGRLDVLVNNAGIECKPAMVHEQTAEHFDRVIAVNVRGVFLGMKYALPHLLKAKSGSIINMSSVAGLDGFGNMSPYVASKHAVVGLTKSAALEAAPFGVRVNSVHPSPIHTRMMRAIEEAMNPGHAKEVQSQFEQIIPMQHYGEPIDVANLVLFLASEESAFITGCQYRVDGGMGAS; from the coding sequence ATGCCCCGTCTTGAAGATAAAGTTGCCATTATTACCGGCGGTGCCGCTGGCATCGGCCTAGCTACCGCGGCACTATTTTTGCGTGAAGGCGCGAAAGTTTGCCTTGTTGACTTACATCAGTCTGATTTGGATTCCGCCGAACAAGAGCTCGGCCATGCTGAACGTGTGTATAGCGTCGCTGCCGACGTATCGAACGAAACCGACGTACAAAAGTTTATTCAAGCCACAATAGCTCATTTCGGACGCCTCGATGTGTTGGTGAATAACGCTGGTATTGAATGCAAACCGGCAATGGTTCACGAACAAACAGCTGAGCACTTTGATCGCGTGATAGCGGTGAACGTTCGTGGCGTTTTTCTTGGTATGAAATATGCGTTACCTCACCTACTAAAGGCCAAGTCAGGAAGCATAATTAACATGTCATCAGTGGCTGGGCTAGACGGCTTTGGCAACATGAGCCCTTATGTTGCATCAAAACATGCGGTAGTTGGCTTAACCAAATCGGCCGCACTTGAAGCTGCGCCATTTGGTGTGCGTGTTAACTCAGTACACCCGTCACCAATTCATACCCGCATGATGCGAGCTATTGAAGAGGCAATGAATCCGGGTCACGCGAAAGAAGTGCAAAGTCAATTTGAACAAATCATTCCAATGCAGCATTATGGTGAGCCGATAGACGTTGCGAACTTAGTGTTGTTTTTGGCGTCTGAAGAAAGTGCATTTATCACTGGTTGCCAATATCGCGTCGACGGCGGCATGGGCGCCAGTTAA
- a CDS encoding TMEM165/GDT1 family protein produces the protein MDAFLTSTLTVALAEIGDKTQLLSLFLAARYRQKWSIIAGIFVATVLNHFVSAWFGSWIVGVLPEDIATYIVSACFIAVGLWVLIPDKPDNDEHNEVRKYGAFIATTVLFFIAEIGDKTQVATIVLGAQYTSVVAVTLGTTLGMMVANVPVVLLGGKLMQKLPLDLARYIASAVFIILGVIALFW, from the coding sequence TTGGACGCATTTCTCACTTCAACTCTCACTGTTGCCCTCGCTGAAATCGGCGATAAAACGCAATTGTTAAGCTTATTTTTAGCGGCACGGTATCGTCAAAAATGGTCGATAATTGCGGGTATCTTTGTCGCCACGGTACTGAATCATTTTGTGTCTGCGTGGTTTGGGAGTTGGATTGTCGGTGTGCTACCCGAGGATATCGCTACCTATATTGTTTCCGCCTGCTTTATTGCGGTGGGCTTGTGGGTGCTGATTCCTGATAAACCTGATAACGACGAGCATAATGAAGTGCGCAAGTACGGCGCTTTCATCGCGACCACCGTGTTGTTTTTCATTGCCGAAATTGGTGACAAAACGCAGGTAGCAACCATTGTGCTTGGTGCGCAGTACACCAGTGTTGTTGCAGTAACTTTAGGTACAACGCTTGGCATGATGGTCGCGAACGTGCCGGTGGTATTACTCGGTGGTAAGTTAATGCAAAAATTACCGCTCGATTTGGCTCGTTATATCGCCTCGGCGGTGTTTATTATTCTTGGTGTTATCGCTCTATTTTGGTAA